AATCCATCCTCCATGAAAAGAGTTGTAAGATTTGAAAGAACTTCAATGTGTGTTGTTCCCTTTTCAGCATCAGGAATAGCTATTAAAAAAATAAGGTCTACTTCATTACTTTCGTCAACAGACTCCCAATCTTTAATTTTATTTTTTAATCTTGCAGCAGCAATTTTAGGAGTTTTAACAGAAGGAGACTTTCCGTGGGGAATAGCTAAGCCATCCTCTAATCCAGTTGGAGACTTAGTTTCTCTAAGTAAAACAGCTTCAAGAAACTCATTTTTATTGATAAGAGCACCATTTTCATCAAGTAAATCCACTAATTTTTCAATAACTTCATTTTTGTTTAAAGAATCTAAATCTAAAACAATTAAATTTTTGTCGATTAAATTACTAAAATTCATAAAAACCTCCTAAGTTTTATTTTTCTTTTATAATAACAGATTGAAAATAAAAAGAATAGAATCATATTTTTTCAAAAAAAAATGATTTTTTTTGCCCACATATGTTTTAAAATTAGAAAAAATGTAGAAATTATGATAAAATTAAAAAAAATAAAGGGGAGGAGTAATGATGACTAAAAGAGAGCTAGAAATTCTTAAGTATTTTATAAAATATAATGGAAAAATCAGTTATAAACTCCTTTCAGAATTTTTATGCATAAATGAAAGAAGTATTAGGTATGATATAGATAAAATAAATGAAATATTAAAAAGTAACAACTATTCTCAAATTGAAAAGGTGGAAAAAGGCCAAGTTGAATATAAAAACTTAGATATTTTATCTATAGTAATTGATAAATTTATAAGATGTATAGATTTAACAGAGTACAAAGATGAAATTATATTGTTTAAAGTTTTATTTTTAGAAAGAATAAATTTAAAAAATATAGAAGATGAACTTGGAGTTAGTAGAACTAGTGTAAAAAATATTTTGAAAGTAGTTAAAGAAAAATTAAAATTAAATGAGTTGAAATTAGAGATTGAAATACAAAAAGGTTTAATCTTAGTTGGAACTGAGGAGAACATTAGAAAGGCTCAATTGAAATTTATATTAACCTATTCAAAAGAGATTTATTTTTTAAATATTATTGAAAAATATTACGCAGAAATAGATAGAGAAAAAATAGAGAAGTTTTTAAATTTAATAATAGATAATACAAAACATATAATATCAGATGAACCATATACAAATCTTTATTATTATATTTTAATAATGATAGATAGATTAAAAAAAGGAAAATCTATATTAGAAGTTGAAAATCAAGTTTTTTTTCAAGGATTAAAAGAGTATAAAGTAATAAATAAATTTTTAGATATTTTAGAGAAGGAATATAAAATAAAAGTTAATTTAAATGAAAAGGTACGATTAACAGATTATTTTTTAGGAAGTCATTGTTATTCAGCTGAAAATAGTAGTTATAAATTCTGGATAGAGATTGATATAATAGCTAAAAAAATAATTAAAATTTTTTCTGAAAATATGGGTGTGGATCTATCAAAAGATAAAGTGCTATTAAAAGGAATTATTAATCACTTAAAACCAACTATTCATAGATTAAAAAATAAACAAATTTTAGAAAATAGTATTTTAAAAGATTTTTTAAAACTGTATAAACCAATATTTATGGGAACTAAAAAATCTATTAAACCATTAAAGAATTTTATAAATTTAGAGATAACTGAAGATGAAATTGCTTTTTTAGCTATTCATTTTAAAGCTGCTCTAGATAGAGCAAATAAACTTGAAAACAGAAAAAATAATATACTAGTAGTTTGTAGTTCAGGATACGGAACATCAAAGTTATTATCGCAGCAAATAAATGAAAATTTTTCAGTAAATATTGTAGAAGTTATTCCATTTTATAGATTAAAAGATTATAGTTTAGATAGCATAGATCTTATTGTAGGAACAATCAATATGGATGAAGTTGACCTCAAAAAACCCTGTATAACTATAAATACAATATTATCTAAAGAGGATATTATTTTACTTGAAAATATTGGATTAAGTAAAAGAAAAAGTAGAATTTTTTTATCAGATCTATTAGAAACTTTTAAAAGAAGTGGAGTAATAAAAAATGAAAATATCTTGATAAAAGATTTGTCTCTATTGATGAATGAGATTTTAATAAATGATATTCATGAAGATGAGCCAAAGTTATCAGATATGTTAGAAGAGGTTATTTTAGATGTAGAGTGTGGAAGTTGGGAAGAAGCTATCAGAATGGCTGGAAAGATAATGATTGAAACTGAAATTTGTGATATAACGTATATTGAAAATATAATAGAAAGAGTAAAAGAGTTTGGTCCTTATATGGTAATGAGTAATAAAGTGGCTCTCCCACATAGTAAAAATAATGGAAATGTCTTTAAAAGTAAGATGGTTTTAATGAATTTTAGAAATGATATACTTTTTCCAGAGGAAACCCCTGTGAAAACTATGCTAACTTTTACTTCTCAAGATGAAAACGGGCATTTAGATGCACTATCTAATTTTCTAGATTTAGTTAGTAATTATAAATTTCTAGAAAAATTAGAAAATAATCCAAGTAAAAAGAAAGTAATCGATATTATAAAAAAATATGAGTTTCTATCAAATTTAG
This region of Cetobacterium somerae ATCC BAA-474 genomic DNA includes:
- a CDS encoding BglG family transcription antiterminator; translation: MMTKRELEILKYFIKYNGKISYKLLSEFLCINERSIRYDIDKINEILKSNNYSQIEKVEKGQVEYKNLDILSIVIDKFIRCIDLTEYKDEIILFKVLFLERINLKNIEDELGVSRTSVKNILKVVKEKLKLNELKLEIEIQKGLILVGTEENIRKAQLKFILTYSKEIYFLNIIEKYYAEIDREKIEKFLNLIIDNTKHIISDEPYTNLYYYILIMIDRLKKGKSILEVENQVFFQGLKEYKVINKFLDILEKEYKIKVNLNEKVRLTDYFLGSHCYSAENSSYKFWIEIDIIAKKIIKIFSENMGVDLSKDKVLLKGIINHLKPTIHRLKNKQILENSILKDFLKLYKPIFMGTKKSIKPLKNFINLEITEDEIAFLAIHFKAALDRANKLENRKNNILVVCSSGYGTSKLLSQQINENFSVNIVEVIPFYRLKDYSLDSIDLIVGTINMDEVDLKKPCITINTILSKEDIILLENIGLSKRKSRIFLSDLLETFKRSGVIKNENILIKDLSLLMNEILINDIHEDEPKLSDMLEEVILDVECGSWEEAIRMAGKIMIETEICDITYIENIIERVKEFGPYMVMSNKVALPHSKNNGNVFKSKMVLMNFRNDILFPEETPVKTMLTFTSQDENGHLDALSNFLDLVSNYKFLEKLENNPSKKKVIDIIKKYEFLSNLGKNRDIN